In Spiroplasma clarkii, the DNA window CAGTTCCACTATCTGCTTTATATTCATTAAAAATAGTTTTTAATAGCGTTGATTTTCCAGCCCCATTAGGTCCTAGTAGAGTAAAAATTTTACCTGGTTTTATCTCTAAATTAATGCCTTTAATCCCAGCACCATTTTTAAAGACTTTTGATAAATTATTAATTGTAATCATAATGTGACTCCTTTTTTGAAGGTTGTCTTATTTTATAAACTAATTAAATTCCCGTCTGACTGAAGTTCTTGTATATTTAAATTAAAACACATTTTTACCATAAAATTTCATTTATTTATAAATTGATGGAAAACTCCATGGTAAAATTAATTGCTAACTAGTTCAAAATAAAATCCTAAACCAAAAGGTTTAGGATAATTTTAAAATACTTAATTTTATAAACTATTAAAATTTATAATTATTTGTGAGACTATTCTCCACCTTCAGTGGCTGCAGCTGCTTCAACTGTTACATTAAATTCAACTGATTTAACATCTTTTTTTTCTGATTTAATTGTGATTTTTGATTCCCCAACAGCAACAAATTTAATTGTAATAGTTTTGTCATCAATTTTAGCAGTAGCAACTGCTTCTTTGTCTGATTTAACTGTTAGTTTTCCTACTTCACCTTTAACTTCAACTGTAATAGTTTTGTCAGCATCTCCAACTTTTCCAGTTAGATTAGCTGGTGCAGTAATTGTACCTGCTTCTTGTTCTGGAGCTGGTGCAGGTGCAACATTTGTAGTATCTTTTGCAATAGTAACATTGATTTTACCAATTTCTTTACCATCATATTTTACAGTAATAACTTCTTTAACTTCAGCTGTTAATGCTGCAGTTTCTGCTTTTAAACCAATTTTAACATCAGTTTTTAAAACATCTTTAGTAAATTCAGTAACTTGTTGAGTAGTTACAATTGATTTGTCAGCTTTATCTGATGCAAATTCTAATTTAGTTTTTTTGTCAACAAAGGCAGCAATTTTAACATCTTTAACAGTGTCTTCTAATTTGTCTTTTGTTAAGGCAACTTTTCCTAATTCATCAACTTTGTCTCCACAGGCAACAACAGTTGCCCCTGTGCTAGCAACTAATCCAGTAGCTGCTAATAATCCTAATAATTTTTTCATTCAATTTTTTCCTTTCGATAATTAATTATTTATATACCAATCCTAGATTTCCGTACTAATATTTATTCATATCATTCCCTGTTCTAGAATCTACTAATAGCATATCGCAAATTTTCCAAATTACGAAAAATATTTTCAAATTCTTAAAAAAAATGCCTCTAAAAAATCATTTAGAAGCAATTTTTGGTTAAAAAACGCAATTGAATTGTTTGACAAGCAATAAAACATTCAAAATACTCAAAATATTTGATTCAAAAAACAAAATAAAAAAACACCTTTTGCAAAGTTTCGACAATAAAATACTCATCTTTTACTATCTCATTTATTTTAGGTGTTTTTTAAGTTAGTTTTAACCAAGAATCTTGGCTAATTGTACATTAGCTAAACTTTTTAAAATTATTGTGTATGAAATACCAAATATTAGTATAGTTAATACTAAAACCATTGGCAATAGTCATCAGTTTAGTAAAAACCCTACTGCCACATTCAAAATCAACAGGGCTGCTGGAACTATTGTATATAAAGTCAATAAGACAATTCCAATTCCCAATGCTGCCCCAACTAATGTTAAAGGTAAGAAGATCCACATTACAACTGAATTAATTTCTTTCATAAAGTAACCTTGAATTCGCATATAGCTCATAAAAGTTTTGTAATGTCCAACAAACATATCTGTCATTAAGTAAATAACTATAATGCTTGTGATAATACAAATTAAAATCAAAACAATCACAATTGCTAAGGTTGAAGCAATTAAGTCTTCAACTGCAGCTTCTCTAATTTTAATAAAATCAGTTTGCCCAATTGTTGGTTTCATAAAGGCTGCAAAGCCATCTGTAGTATTGTTCATGTTTGATGGAGTTAATAAGTAATTTTCAAAATGATCTGTAGCAACAG includes these proteins:
- a CDS encoding lipoprotein; the encoded protein is MKKLLGLLAATGLVASTGATVVACGDKVDELGKVALTKDKLEDTVKDVKIAAFVDKKTKLEFASDKADKSIVTTQQVTEFTKDVLKTDVKIGLKAETAALTAEVKEVITVKYDGKEIGKINVTIAKDTTNVAPAPAPEQEAGTITAPANLTGKVGDADKTITVEVKGEVGKLTVKSDKEAVATAKIDDKTITIKFVAVGESKITIKSEKKDVKSVEFNVTVEAAAATEGGE